AAGGAGGTGGGTTTTGTCCGAAGTCCCGAACAACGCTGGGGCTGATGATAGGGTGGGTTTTCACCATCTGGTCTCGGCTGAACCCACCAAGCGCCCCAGGCTTTCCCAAAGGGGACATTTCATAATGCCTGCACGATGTGTTACGTCCTGAGGATcgatgcggcggcagtcGCGGATAGTCAGTTGCAGTCAAGCCGTTAAAAATTCATGTTGCATCGCTGGTTCTTTTTTCTTTGTGCGAATTCTGCAACAATTTTTGTCTGCCGACGCTGGTCCAAGCCATCTGGCTGTTAATACTGCCTCTCACCGTGTAAGTGGTCACTTCCCTCGATCTGATGCCGTTTATATCTCGTCCAAAATATTACGAATCAGCCGTCGCTATTCAGACTGACGTCCGACTAAACAAACTCCAAGCTATTCGTGGTCGACCTTCAGAGTCCAGCTATGAAGACAATGCAACTTTCCAATTCGTTTACCAGTATGCCTCGACTGGCATGAACCACACGTGCGCTATGTTGACAACCCAAGTCATCAAGAAACGGGCTATCCCGACGTTGACCTTATCGCAACCTCGCAACGCCATCTGTTGGCCCTCAAGCAATTACAAAGGCCAACACCATCGGCGCTACGCTCACAGCACCACAAGGCAAACCTTACCGGTTGCTAGGCATGGTCAGGTCCTGTCCCTGACCGAGAGAAAGGACAAGTCTAGTGCCATAGAATACGTTCTGTGAGTTGTTGCAAATACAAATGCAGGCGGCGGACTCATAGAGCGCTAATGGAACCACATACTCAGCACCAACTTCGATGCCATCATCAACTGGGCGCGCCAGGGCTCACTCTGGCCCCTTACCTTTGGCTTGGCGTGTTGTTGATTGTTTCTGAACTGCGTGAAGAACAAGCTAACTACAGAGGAGACTCTTTCTCATATAGTGCTCCTAGGCAAACCGGATAGCAAACGTTATCCAAACGTTGCTATAGAAGCTTCAAACTGTTATGCCGGTTTGACTACTCCCGTATGGAAACGTACATCTCCGTCGGAGACTGGTATGCCATTCGACATGATACAGAAGAAGTCCCCGATGCCCCTGCTTTCAACACGTGTTGTGGCGTAGAGATGATGCAACTTCCCATGCCGCGCTACGATCAAGATTGCCTGGGCATCATATTTCGTGCGTCTCCTCGGCAGGCGGACGTGATGATtgtcgccggcaccgtcacGAACAAAGATGGCTCCCGCGGTACGGCAGTGCTACGACCAGATGCCGGACCCTAAATGGGTCATCAGCATGGGTAGCTGCGCGAATGGTGGGGGGTACTACCACTACAGCTACTCGGTGGTTCGCAGCGTGGACAGGATCCTGCCAGTGGACATCTATGTGCCTGGCTGTCCGCCAACAGCAGAGGCACTCATGTACGGGGTCTTTCAGCTGCAGTCCAAAATGAAACGGACCAAGATTACACGCATGTGATATCGG
Above is a genomic segment from Purpureocillium takamizusanense chromosome 2, complete sequence containing:
- a CDS encoding uncharacterized protein (EggNog:ENOG503PC51~COG:C), which encodes MAPAVRQCYDQMPDPKWVISMGSCANGGGYYHYSYSVVRSVDRILPVDIYVPGCPPTAEALMYGVFQLQSKMKRTKITRM